The Fulvivirga ligni genome window below encodes:
- a CDS encoding DUF1330 domain-containing protein: MRLVVFNNNFIDYLNVKKINNKNMSAYAILDLEVFDTEKHLEYKNLAPGIIEKYEGKILIRGGESVVQEGEWNPQRIVVIEFPSYEKAIEWSNSEEYQKAIELRKKGAKTNAIIVNGV, encoded by the coding sequence ATGAGATTAGTTGTGTTTAATAATAATTTTATTGATTATTTAAATGTTAAGAAAATAAACAACAAAAATATGTCTGCATATGCCATACTTGACTTAGAAGTTTTTGACACCGAAAAACATCTAGAATATAAAAATTTAGCCCCCGGGATTATAGAAAAATATGAAGGAAAAATTTTAATCCGTGGAGGAGAGTCAGTCGTTCAGGAAGGAGAATGGAATCCACAAAGAATTGTGGTGATTGAATTTCCAAGTTATGAAAAAGCTATAGAGTGGTCAAATTCGGAAGAATACCAGAAAGCCATTGAGCTAAGGAAAAAGGGAGCTAAAACCAATGCTATAATTGTGAATGGCGTATAA
- a CDS encoding endo-1,4-beta-xylanase: MKTYNQLYIKVLLPLFLITISFTNTRAQKFLGNIYQNSAPSNFTQFWNQVTPENSGKWGSAEPSRDNYNWGALDNAYNFANQNGLPFKGHTLVWGSQAPSWIGGLSQSDQRAEVEEWIRDYFQRYPGTDYIDVVNEPLHAPAGYRNALGGSGSTGWDWVITSFQLARQYAPSGCKLLLNEYGIISNPTEANNYMQIVNLLNARGLIDGIGIQCHSFNMDNVSTGTMNQVLGILDNAGLPIYVSELDMRGTDSQQLQRYQQKFPIFWENPNVAGVTLWGYIQGTMWESEAWLITQGGTQRPALQWLMNYVNDNTGGGGSETITVRARGTAGSEHINVRVNNTIVGSFTLGTSMQNYTATTNATGTVSVQFDNDGSGRDVQVDYIQVNGTTRQSEDQSSNTGVYQNSSCGGSYSEWLHCNGTITYSGGSSGTSISVRAVGTAGTEHINLLVNNQVVANWTLSTSLQTYTTSTTASGEIRVQFDNDGTGRDARIDYIQVNNSTLQAENQATNTGVWQNSSCGGSYSEWLHCNGYISFGSSNALAKKASENTSGLIGESELFPNPASNVLHVKVSGQQDLNSDLQIYDLNGAMIKQIILPSGAHEIDISHLQRGIYIVKLKSQDQVKSWRLLKQ, encoded by the coding sequence ATGAAAACTTATAATCAGCTATATATCAAGGTCTTATTGCCTTTATTTTTAATTACTATTTCATTTACAAATACGAGAGCCCAGAAGTTTTTAGGTAACATCTACCAGAACAGCGCGCCTTCTAATTTCACACAGTTTTGGAATCAGGTAACACCAGAAAACTCAGGCAAATGGGGCAGCGCAGAACCCAGTAGAGACAACTATAATTGGGGAGCCCTGGATAATGCCTACAACTTTGCTAACCAAAATGGATTGCCTTTTAAGGGCCATACGCTGGTTTGGGGTAGTCAGGCACCTTCATGGATCGGAGGCTTATCTCAGAGCGACCAGCGCGCTGAAGTAGAAGAATGGATTCGAGACTATTTTCAGCGCTATCCTGGTACCGACTATATTGATGTGGTGAACGAGCCTCTGCATGCTCCGGCCGGTTACAGAAATGCTCTTGGCGGCAGCGGATCCACTGGCTGGGACTGGGTAATCACTTCCTTTCAGCTGGCCCGTCAATATGCTCCTAGCGGATGTAAACTACTGTTGAATGAATATGGGATCATCAGTAATCCTACTGAAGCCAACAACTATATGCAGATAGTAAATCTGCTGAATGCCAGAGGTTTAATTGATGGTATTGGTATTCAATGTCATTCCTTCAACATGGATAATGTATCTACCGGTACAATGAACCAAGTGCTAGGTATCCTTGACAATGCTGGTTTGCCTATTTATGTATCAGAATTGGATATGAGAGGTACTGACTCACAACAATTGCAGCGCTATCAGCAGAAATTTCCTATTTTCTGGGAAAACCCTAACGTAGCTGGTGTCACACTATGGGGCTACATTCAAGGTACCATGTGGGAATCAGAAGCATGGCTCATCACTCAGGGAGGTACACAAAGGCCGGCATTACAGTGGCTTATGAACTATGTAAATGATAACACTGGTGGTGGCGGCTCTGAAACCATTACTGTAAGAGCCAGGGGTACCGCCGGCAGCGAACATATCAATGTAAGGGTGAATAATACCATTGTTGGCTCGTTTACACTAGGCACCTCCATGCAGAATTATACAGCCACCACTAACGCCACAGGCACCGTATCGGTACAGTTTGACAATGATGGCAGCGGAAGAGATGTGCAGGTAGACTATATTCAGGTAAACGGCACCACCCGACAGTCAGAAGATCAGAGCTCCAACACGGGCGTGTACCAGAACAGCTCTTGCGGTGGCAGCTATAGCGAATGGCTGCACTGTAATGGTACTATAACCTACAGCGGTGGATCTAGCGGAACAAGCATTAGTGTAAGAGCAGTGGGCACGGCAGGCACAGAGCACATTAACCTGCTAGTGAATAATCAGGTGGTGGCCAATTGGACTCTATCTACCTCTCTACAGACCTATACCACCTCTACTACAGCATCAGGTGAAATCAGAGTACAGTTTGATAATGACGGCACTGGCAGAGACGCTCGAATAGATTATATACAGGTAAATAACAGTACACTGCAGGCTGAAAATCAAGCTACTAATACGGGGGTTTGGCAAAACAGCTCTTGTGGTGGTAGTTATAGTGAGTGGTTGCATTGCAATGGCTACATCAGCTTTGGAAGTAGTAATGCTTTGGCGAAGAAGGCCTCTGAGAATACCTCTGGGCTAATAGGTGAATCTGAGCTGTTTCCAAATCCGGCCAGTAACGTACTGCATGTAAAAGTATCCGGACAGCAAGACCTGAATAGTGATCTTCAGATTTATGATTTGAATGGAGCAATGATAAAGCAAATAATATTGCCGTCAGGTGCTCATGAGATAGACATATCTCACTTACAGAGAGGAATTTATATTGTGAAGTTAAAATCTCAGGATCAGGTAAAATCCTGGAGGCTTTTGAAGCAATAA
- a CDS encoding GNAT family N-acetyltransferase translates to MKKITVIQAEISQINWINEKYSEVDFVKSNYENEYIVIAKVGNENAGLGRLVKIDEDNIELGGIYAFPSFRGLGVAQDIVRNLCEKNPFDASTIWCLPFEYLFHFYSKFGFRHHEDIEAPKEVIKKL, encoded by the coding sequence ATGAAGAAAATAACAGTGATACAGGCTGAAATAAGTCAGATTAACTGGATCAATGAGAAATATAGTGAAGTAGATTTTGTGAAATCTAATTACGAAAACGAGTATATTGTTATTGCCAAAGTTGGGAATGAAAATGCTGGACTTGGTAGATTAGTTAAAATTGATGAGGACAATATAGAACTAGGAGGAATTTATGCTTTTCCAAGTTTTAGAGGTTTAGGAGTTGCCCAGGATATAGTTCGCAATTTATGTGAGAAAAATCCATTCGATGCATCTACCATATGGTGTTTACCTTTTGAATACTTATTTCATTTTTATTCAAAGTTTGGGTTTAGACATCATGAAGATATAGAAGCACCTAAAGAAGTGATTAAAAAACTGTAA
- a CDS encoding two-component regulator propeller domain-containing protein, giving the protein MFYILKKLLFCLPFLVLTHHCLAQRARLFSTDSELSNSLIGDIEQDYSGSIWITTEEGINRYDGSKFTAYKEEDGILNNYVRLVYEDCHHQLYFGYFNGVQTFDHATDSFQNIPLILATQDTFPAHVLSMIERKDGSTLIGTSGHGIFKVIETSKGKVARQQIDFIPSYFVNHMFEDSEENLWLATQDKGLFCIQANGNTVSYFDPKHGIGNNINSVCEDHQGNIYAGSLSKGLFKLNKSTGRFDKIPDTGFPPPPIMVLHTLPNNQILIGTDGRGTKLYDPENNIISDLNFNVSNFDFSKSKVHTITEDNNGNFWLGLYQKGVAVIPARMNNFKYMGYQSVTKNIIGSNYIMSLYKDHNDILWVGTDSDGLYAVKDDAEQVAHYAYSKENTGSPSTVMCIFEDSNLDLWVGSYLGGLSKFNKTTQQFEKFDHLLDHQSNPIQRVYSITEGDDKTLWIGTLGFGLYSMNLNTGDIKNYNAIPNPIQPHDASNTLHNAWISSLLIAADKKLYFGTTDGVGCYDPDTKTFTSLNALYPSLSLQNVMTLFQNKQGELWVGSSHGLLKLGLENHSIVKYTADDGLPSNVIGGISDDLKGNLWISTNYGISKFNPSNESFVNYYFHDGLQGNEFSRRASFKDEKGQFYFGGINGITYFKPEEITDHVRDLDLAITGFYLNDTPVKKGLKSGRYQVIDTTVMAANHYNLAYDDNSFTVEFSAMEYINPKRITYLYAIDGGPWVRLQRGINTVTFNNLDPGTYHFQVKAKDFTTYSETRNLTVVIHPVWYFSPWAKLGYFLLGIIIVVAILHQTNQWYKTRKRMREHQLAEQINEAKLEFFTNISHEIRTPLSLILNPLRKLIANDGDNDRQRAYTIMRRNTERVLHLVNQLMDLRKIDHGKIALKFRKTNILKFVHETTEMFQEQILAKHIHFQILRKESLPKVYIDQNFFDKTIHNLLSNAIKFTPENGEITLSLETHEVITFNGTFEKQLKITCSDTGIGLKDQDLERIFDRFYQVSDNNSSVGNGIGLHLTRSIVDLHHGHIYALNNANGFGCSFVISLPLGKEHLQADEIIEPNTQKPRPSDQGVKITPPPVMSTNDDARVKSKTKKRVLVVDDNAEVRQYICNELASEYHMNDCNNGKEALSITLAEKPDLVISDIVMDEMDGITFCRKLKQNVNTNHIPVILLTAKSGEKDNIAGLGTGADAYISKPFNMEILKKTAENIIKNRELLKNNYSGQQAQKDKIKDLEVESPDEKLMQKIMEIINQNLDNPTLNVEMIANEIGISRVHLYRKLKEITNQSVRDLIRNIRLRQAAEILNTKNLNISEVAYATGFSNPSKFSTSFKEFYGVSPTVYLQNIQRGDR; this is encoded by the coding sequence TGCTCAGCATGATAGAGCGAAAAGATGGCTCCACGCTTATCGGTACTTCTGGTCATGGTATTTTCAAAGTCATAGAAACCAGTAAGGGTAAGGTAGCGCGACAGCAGATAGATTTTATACCTAGCTATTTTGTCAATCATATGTTTGAGGATAGTGAGGAGAATCTCTGGCTCGCCACGCAAGATAAGGGCTTGTTTTGTATTCAGGCTAATGGCAATACTGTGAGCTATTTCGACCCGAAACATGGCATTGGTAATAATATAAACAGCGTCTGTGAAGATCATCAAGGCAATATTTATGCAGGAAGTTTAAGCAAAGGCCTTTTTAAGTTGAATAAAAGCACCGGTCGCTTTGATAAAATTCCAGATACCGGGTTTCCTCCCCCACCTATTATGGTGCTGCACACGCTGCCTAATAATCAAATCCTCATAGGTACCGATGGCCGTGGCACTAAGCTTTATGATCCTGAAAACAATATCATTTCTGACCTTAATTTCAACGTCTCCAACTTCGATTTTTCAAAATCTAAGGTACATACCATTACTGAAGATAATAATGGCAATTTCTGGCTCGGTCTATACCAGAAAGGTGTAGCGGTGATACCGGCCCGAATGAATAATTTCAAATATATGGGCTATCAGTCCGTGACCAAAAACATTATAGGTTCCAACTATATCATGTCGTTATATAAAGACCACAATGACATTCTATGGGTAGGCACTGATAGTGATGGATTGTATGCTGTAAAGGATGATGCGGAGCAAGTGGCCCATTATGCTTATTCCAAGGAAAACACTGGGTCGCCGTCTACGGTGATGTGTATTTTTGAGGACAGCAACCTTGATCTCTGGGTAGGCTCATACCTGGGCGGATTGTCAAAATTCAACAAAACTACTCAGCAATTCGAAAAGTTTGATCATTTGCTGGATCATCAGTCGAACCCTATACAGCGGGTGTACAGCATTACCGAAGGTGATGATAAAACACTGTGGATCGGTACATTAGGCTTTGGTTTGTATTCCATGAATCTGAACACTGGCGACATTAAAAACTACAATGCCATTCCTAATCCCATCCAACCGCATGATGCCTCAAACACCTTACACAATGCCTGGATTAGCAGCTTGCTGATAGCTGCAGATAAAAAGCTTTACTTTGGCACTACTGATGGAGTGGGTTGCTATGATCCTGATACTAAAACCTTTACTTCGCTTAACGCCCTCTACCCTAGCCTGTCATTACAAAACGTAATGACGCTGTTTCAAAACAAACAGGGTGAGCTGTGGGTAGGCTCATCTCATGGGCTGCTGAAGCTAGGACTTGAAAATCATTCCATAGTAAAATACACTGCTGATGACGGTCTGCCCAGTAATGTCATCGGTGGCATTTCTGATGATTTGAAAGGTAATCTGTGGATCAGTACCAATTATGGCATTTCAAAGTTTAACCCTTCAAATGAATCATTTGTAAACTATTATTTTCATGATGGCTTGCAAGGCAATGAGTTCAGCAGAAGAGCCTCTTTTAAAGATGAGAAAGGTCAATTTTACTTTGGTGGAATCAATGGCATTACCTATTTCAAACCAGAAGAAATTACAGACCATGTTAGAGATTTGGATTTAGCCATTACAGGCTTTTACCTGAATGATACTCCTGTGAAGAAGGGGCTAAAGTCAGGCAGATATCAGGTAATCGATACCACCGTAATGGCTGCTAACCACTATAATTTGGCCTATGACGATAATTCCTTCACCGTAGAGTTTTCGGCCATGGAATATATTAATCCAAAGCGTATCACCTATTTATATGCCATTGATGGCGGCCCGTGGGTAAGATTGCAAAGAGGCATTAATACCGTCACATTCAATAATCTTGATCCTGGCACCTATCATTTTCAGGTAAAGGCCAAGGATTTTACCACTTACTCTGAAACGAGAAACTTAACAGTAGTGATTCATCCTGTCTGGTATTTCTCGCCATGGGCCAAACTGGGTTATTTTCTATTAGGTATCATCATAGTGGTGGCCATTCTGCACCAGACTAACCAATGGTACAAAACCAGAAAGCGCATGCGAGAACATCAGTTAGCAGAACAGATCAATGAAGCCAAACTAGAGTTCTTCACCAACATATCTCATGAAATAAGAACGCCACTTTCCTTAATTCTTAATCCACTAAGAAAGCTGATTGCTAACGATGGTGATAATGACCGTCAGCGCGCTTATACCATCATGCGAAGAAATACGGAAAGAGTGCTGCATTTAGTCAACCAGCTGATGGACCTGAGAAAGATTGACCATGGAAAAATAGCTCTAAAATTTCGTAAAACGAATATTCTGAAGTTTGTACATGAGACCACAGAGATGTTTCAAGAGCAAATTCTGGCCAAGCACATCCATTTCCAGATATTAAGGAAAGAATCGCTCCCTAAGGTGTATATAGATCAAAACTTCTTTGATAAAACTATCCATAATCTTCTGTCTAATGCCATTAAGTTCACTCCTGAAAATGGTGAAATCACTTTGTCGCTAGAAACACATGAGGTTATTACATTCAATGGCACCTTTGAAAAGCAACTAAAGATCACCTGCAGCGACACTGGCATTGGCCTTAAAGACCAGGATCTGGAACGCATATTTGACCGTTTCTACCAGGTCTCGGATAATAACTCTTCCGTAGGTAATGGCATAGGATTGCACCTTACCAGATCGATTGTTGATTTACACCATGGGCACATTTATGCCCTGAATAATGCCAATGGCTTCGGTTGTAGCTTTGTGATCAGTCTCCCATTGGGCAAAGAACATCTGCAAGCAGATGAGATTATAGAACCTAACACCCAAAAGCCCAGACCGTCAGACCAAGGGGTGAAAATAACACCACCACCGGTGATGAGCACTAATGATGATGCCAGGGTAAAGTCTAAAACTAAAAAGCGGGTGCTGGTAGTAGATGATAATGCAGAAGTGCGCCAATACATATGCAATGAGCTGGCGTCTGAGTATCATATGAACGACTGTAATAATGGTAAGGAAGCTTTGTCCATCACCCTTGCCGAGAAGCCCGATCTGGTGATCAGTGATATTGTAATGGATGAAATGGATGGTATTACCTTTTGCAGGAAGCTAAAGCAGAACGTGAACACCAATCATATTCCGGTGATCCTATTAACCGCCAAATCAGGTGAAAAGGACAATATAGCCGGTTTAGGCACAGGTGCTGATGCCTATATCTCCAAGCCATTTAATATGGAGATATTGAAAAAAACCGCTGAAAACATTATCAAAAATCGTGAGCTATTGAAAAACAACTACAGTGGCCAGCAAGCTCAAAAAGATAAGATTAAAGACCTGGAAGTAGAATCTCCTGATGAGAAACTGATGCAGAAGATCATGGAAATCATTAACCAGAACCTTGACAACCCCACGCTCAATGTAGAAATGATAGCCAATGAAATAGGTATCAGTAGAGTTCATCTCTATCGTAAATTAAAGGAGATCACCAATCAATCGGTTAGAGACCTGATCCGGAACATAAGACTAAGACAGGCCGCTGAAATATTGAACACTAAAAACCTAAACATCAGTGAAGTAGCCTATGCTACCGGCTTTTCCAACCCCTCAAAATTCTCCACCAGCTTTAAAGAGTTTTACGGCGTATCCCCTACTGTTTACCTTCAAAACATACAGCGGGGTGATAGGTAG
- a CDS encoding non-reducing end alpha-L-arabinofuranosidase family hydrolase — protein MKCKLMLLLSAGLLLAGCQSDLTLKSVESDVQQAAVTPYRLRARSTDGLANINFKIGNQTVSSVTLTSTAMADYWFSSELEGDIIVQFDNDASGRDVQIDYLSVDGDWRQAEDRSHNTGVWQNGSCGGSKSEWLHCNGSISFGSTPGSGGGGGAVNPNPSWNVESRVFFDGPSGAFDDIAVKDPSIVYSGGRYHLFYTGRDNSYWRTGYASATSLAGLANSSHNFLSAINGGGYFCAPQVFWFGAKGKWFLIYQSGVGASFSTNTDVGNPSGWTAVRSMGFSDGIDFWVISDGSRVYCFYSAQDGSRSIKRRSTSIADFPYNWSSPTTVATNTFEAPHVYKNLADSQFYMVVEDIARHQELWRASSLSGSWTKVSEEWAHRNDLNYLSDHWTDEVSHVEVIRAGSNELLEVNDLNRCQMIIQGVPSGNYGDYYQIPYDLGIIRNY, from the coding sequence ATGAAATGTAAACTAATGCTATTACTGAGTGCCGGCCTGCTCCTCGCAGGCTGCCAGAGTGATCTCACACTTAAAAGTGTAGAGAGCGATGTACAGCAGGCGGCTGTAACACCTTACCGGCTTCGGGCACGTAGTACCGATGGTCTGGCCAATATCAACTTCAAAATTGGCAATCAGACTGTTTCCAGTGTTACCCTTACCTCTACTGCCATGGCTGACTACTGGTTTTCCAGCGAGCTCGAGGGTGATATCATTGTTCAATTTGATAATGATGCCAGCGGCAGAGATGTGCAAATCGACTATTTATCTGTAGATGGTGACTGGCGACAGGCCGAAGACCGCAGCCATAATACCGGCGTATGGCAAAACGGCAGTTGTGGTGGTTCCAAGAGCGAGTGGCTACATTGCAATGGCAGCATAAGCTTCGGTAGCACACCGGGTTCAGGAGGTGGTGGCGGAGCTGTCAACCCTAACCCCAGTTGGAATGTGGAATCCAGAGTGTTCTTTGACGGACCCAGCGGCGCTTTTGATGATATAGCCGTGAAGGATCCCAGTATAGTCTATTCAGGAGGCCGTTATCACCTATTCTATACCGGCAGGGATAACAGCTACTGGCGTACCGGATATGCCTCAGCCACCTCTTTGGCTGGTTTAGCCAACTCCAGTCACAACTTTTTAAGTGCCATCAACGGTGGTGGCTACTTCTGTGCTCCTCAGGTTTTTTGGTTTGGTGCCAAGGGCAAGTGGTTTCTCATTTACCAAAGTGGTGTTGGCGCATCGTTTTCCACAAATACCGATGTAGGCAATCCATCTGGCTGGACAGCGGTCAGATCTATGGGCTTTTCAGATGGCATCGACTTCTGGGTAATTTCTGACGGCAGCCGAGTCTACTGCTTCTATTCCGCTCAGGACGGCTCGCGAAGTATTAAAAGAAGGAGCACCAGCATAGCAGACTTCCCCTATAACTGGTCTTCTCCTACCACCGTGGCTACTAATACATTTGAGGCCCCTCATGTCTATAAAAACCTGGCTGACAGTCAGTTTTACATGGTGGTGGAAGATATAGCCCGCCATCAGGAGTTATGGCGAGCCTCTAGCCTGAGTGGCAGCTGGACCAAAGTATCAGAAGAATGGGCCCATCGCAATGACCTTAACTATCTATCTGACCATTGGACAGATGAGGTGTCCCATGTAGAAGTAATCCGTGCGGGCAGCAATGAGCTACTTGAGGTTAACGACCTGAACAGGTGCCAAATGATCATTCAGGGTGTACCTAGCGGCAACTATGGAGACTATTATCAGATACCTTATGACCTGGGCATTATCCGTAATTACTGA
- a CDS encoding helix-turn-helix domain-containing protein, whose product MDYVIYATLCWLGFTFKGIYGLSILLGVLFTPLIFYRFTLFIKGLLRSLGRKNRKEDLHKNRETIHFLKVNQIMLESSHNESVTSSERKLAFFKMVNENIEQGILDGKLSVAELASKMNMNRSQLYRKIKAHTGESATQYIRNVRLNRSLDYLNDDTYHISEVAYMVGFDSPWYFSKCFKEKYGLSPSHYQTLSAKGKHELIFK is encoded by the coding sequence ATGGACTATGTAATATACGCTACTTTGTGCTGGCTTGGCTTTACATTTAAGGGCATCTATGGCCTTTCAATATTGTTGGGTGTTCTATTCACTCCTCTTATTTTCTATCGGTTTACTTTGTTTATTAAAGGGCTCTTGCGGTCCCTGGGAAGAAAGAACAGGAAGGAGGATCTTCATAAAAACCGAGAGACTATTCACTTTTTGAAGGTGAATCAAATAATGCTGGAATCTTCTCACAATGAGTCAGTTACATCATCGGAAAGAAAACTAGCGTTCTTCAAAATGGTGAACGAAAACATAGAGCAGGGCATACTTGATGGTAAACTGAGTGTAGCTGAATTAGCTAGTAAAATGAATATGAACAGAAGTCAGTTATACCGGAAAATAAAGGCTCATACTGGAGAATCCGCCACGCAATACATTCGCAATGTCAGGTTAAATAGGTCTTTGGATTATTTAAATGATGATACTTACCATATTTCTGAGGTAGCCTATATGGTAGGCTTTGATTCTCCCTGGTATTTCAGCAAATGTTTCAAAGAAAAATACGGCCTCTCCCCTTCTCACTACCAGACATTATCAGCAAAAGGCAAACATGAGCTCATATTTAAATGA
- a CDS encoding tetratricopeptide repeat protein: MKLFGFNKKTKEPKFRITEPDRDWVEDNFKWLIQIFGYPNRQSEQILITDKFFPKTFSTSEPEVKNLIEDLCNLLNLESGKIGFELHEDLRDNYGMPYEIQGKPFETDTEISDNYYKIHIAKSISKRPNRLIFNLIYEFIRIRLSESKVQYDTGEDTSLFIYIAGIYFRFGIPLSQNLTDVGRTDDGFWETKWHYVSEMPNEVMAFALATFSKLIEQDDPIWKNELPRDLRLQFERAISFLNDSPSNVFNKAELEAHDLFNQAHEEYQNGDFDSAINTIQKVLHLTEDVFLKVDVYNNMGYYQLRNGAYEQSIQNFQKALEIDPNYGFAYDNLGYSLIQMGQLEEGRQQLENALKTENNDNAYTYRNLALYHLAKNDLEQAETNFQLAFETETFPVDLLELHYANFLIKKGEEEKGMEYLRKAVEKGEPEAIERMNEIMRS; this comes from the coding sequence ATGAAATTATTCGGATTCAATAAGAAAACAAAAGAACCAAAGTTTCGAATAACGGAACCAGATAGAGATTGGGTTGAGGATAATTTTAAGTGGTTGATTCAAATATTTGGCTATCCTAATAGACAAAGTGAACAAATTCTAATTACTGACAAATTCTTTCCAAAGACTTTTTCGACTAGTGAACCAGAAGTGAAAAATCTGATTGAAGATCTCTGTAATTTGCTCAACTTAGAGTCTGGTAAAATCGGGTTTGAGCTACATGAAGATTTACGAGATAATTATGGAATGCCATATGAAATTCAAGGCAAGCCTTTCGAAACGGATACAGAAATAAGCGACAATTATTATAAAATACACATCGCTAAAAGTATCTCTAAACGCCCCAACCGACTAATATTCAACCTGATATATGAGTTTATCAGAATCCGGCTGTCTGAAAGCAAGGTGCAATATGATACTGGAGAGGATACTTCTCTGTTCATTTATATAGCAGGGATCTATTTCAGATTTGGAATTCCACTTTCTCAAAACTTGACAGATGTAGGGAGAACGGATGATGGCTTTTGGGAAACCAAATGGCATTACGTTTCTGAAATGCCGAATGAGGTAATGGCTTTTGCATTAGCTACCTTTTCAAAACTAATTGAACAAGATGATCCAATTTGGAAAAATGAATTGCCACGTGACCTTAGACTTCAATTTGAAAGAGCCATTTCTTTTCTAAATGATTCGCCTTCGAACGTTTTTAATAAAGCTGAATTGGAGGCACATGACTTATTTAATCAGGCGCACGAGGAATACCAAAATGGTGACTTTGATTCTGCCATTAATACGATTCAAAAAGTTTTGCATTTAACTGAAGATGTATTTCTAAAAGTTGATGTATACAACAATATGGGCTATTATCAGTTGAGAAACGGTGCCTATGAACAGAGTATTCAGAATTTTCAAAAAGCACTGGAGATAGATCCGAATTACGGTTTTGCATATGATAATTTAGGATACTCCTTAATCCAAATGGGACAACTGGAAGAAGGAAGACAGCAACTTGAAAATGCATTGAAAACCGAAAATAATGACAATGCATATACATATAGAAATCTAGCCTTATATCATCTGGCTAAAAATGATCTTGAGCAAGCAGAAACAAATTTCCAGTTGGCTTTTGAAACTGAAACTTTCCCTGTTGATCTTTTAGAATTACACTACGCTAATTTCCTTATAAAAAAGGGTGAAGAAGAAAAAGGAATGGAATACCTGAGAAAGGCAGTTGAAAAAGGAGAGCCAGAAGCGATTGAACGCATGAATGAAATAATGAGAAGCTAG